A single window of Streptomyces cathayae DNA harbors:
- the rplQ gene encoding 50S ribosomal protein L17, with the protein MPKPAKGTRMGGSASHEKLMLANLAKSLFEHGRITTTEAKARRLRPYAERLVTKAKKGDLHNRRQVFQVITDKSIVHTLFTEIGPRYENRPGGYTRITKIGNRRGDNAPMAVIELVEALTVAQEATGEAEAATKRAVKEDALKKDEAVEAPAEDAKADLTKDEAAEAPAEDAKDA; encoded by the coding sequence ATGCCGAAGCCCGCCAAGGGTACCCGTATGGGCGGCAGCGCCTCGCACGAGAAGCTGATGCTCGCGAACCTCGCGAAGTCGCTCTTCGAGCACGGGCGCATCACCACCACCGAGGCGAAGGCGCGCAGGCTGCGCCCGTACGCCGAGCGTCTGGTCACCAAGGCGAAGAAGGGCGACCTTCACAACCGCCGTCAGGTGTTCCAGGTGATCACGGACAAGAGCATCGTCCACACGCTCTTCACCGAGATCGGCCCGCGGTACGAGAACCGTCCCGGTGGCTACACCCGTATCACCAAGATCGGTAACCGCCGTGGCGACAACGCGCCCATGGCCGTCATCGAGCTGGTCGAGGCCCTGACCGTCGCCCAGGAGGCCACCGGTGAGGCCGAGGCCGCGACCAAGCGCGCGGTCAAGGAAGACGCCCTCAAGAAGGACGAGGCCGTCGAGGCTCCGGCCGAGGACGCCAAGGCCGACCTGACCAAGGACGAGGCCGCCGAGGCCCCGGCCGAGGACGCCAAGGACGCCTGA
- the truA gene encoding tRNA pseudouridine(38-40) synthase TruA: MSDEVEPGHVRIRLDLSYDGTEFSGWAKQAGGRRTVQGEIEDALRTVTRSGETTYELTVAGRTDAGVHARGQVAHVDLPVELWAEHREKLHKRLAGRLPRDVRIWSLTEAPAGFNARFSAVWRRYAYRVTDHPGGVDPLLRGHVLWHDWPLDVDAMNEAARRLLGEHDFAAYCRRREGATTIRTLQELSLLRDADGVITATVRADAFCHNMVRSLIGALLFVGDGHRAPDWPGKVLAAGVRDSAVHVVRPHGLTLEEVGYPADDLLAARNKEARNKRSLPATARCC, encoded by the coding sequence GTGAGTGACGAAGTAGAGCCCGGACACGTCCGTATCCGTCTCGATCTGTCCTACGACGGGACCGAGTTCTCCGGCTGGGCCAAGCAGGCCGGGGGCAGGCGGACCGTACAGGGGGAGATCGAGGACGCCCTGCGGACCGTCACGCGGTCCGGGGAGACGACGTACGAGCTGACCGTGGCCGGCCGGACCGACGCCGGGGTGCACGCGCGCGGTCAGGTGGCCCATGTCGACCTGCCGGTCGAACTGTGGGCGGAGCACCGGGAGAAGCTGCACAAGCGGCTCGCCGGACGGCTCCCGCGCGATGTCCGGATCTGGTCCCTCACCGAGGCCCCCGCGGGCTTCAACGCCCGGTTCTCCGCGGTCTGGCGGCGCTACGCGTACCGGGTCACCGACCACCCCGGCGGGGTGGACCCGTTGCTGCGCGGTCATGTGCTGTGGCACGACTGGCCCCTTGACGTCGACGCGATGAACGAGGCCGCCCGGCGGCTGCTGGGGGAGCACGACTTCGCCGCGTACTGCAGGCGGCGGGAGGGCGCCACGACCATCCGCACGCTCCAGGAGCTGAGCCTGCTGCGCGACGCGGACGGGGTGATCACGGCGACGGTCCGGGCCGACGCCTTCTGCCACAACATGGTGCGCTCGCTGATCGGGGCGCTGCTGTTCGTCGGCGACGGGCACCGCGCGCCCGACTGGCCGGGCAAGGTGCTGGCGGCGGGCGTACGGGACTCGGCGGTGCACGTCGTCCGTCCGCACGGACTGACCCTGGAGGAGGTCGGCTACCCGGCCGACGATCTCCTGGCCGCCCGCAACAAGGAGGCCCGCAACAAGCGCTCGCTGCCGGCGACGGCGCGGTGCTGCTGA
- the rplM gene encoding 50S ribosomal protein L13, whose product MRTYSPKPGDVTRQWHVIDAQDIVLGRLASTAASILRGKHKPIYAPHVDTGDFVIIINAEKVHLSGNKRTQKLAYRHSGYPGGLRSVRYDELLEKNPEKAIEKAVKGMLPKNTLGRQMLSKLKVYAGDQHPHAAQQPVPFEITQVAQ is encoded by the coding sequence GTGCGTACGTACAGCCCCAAGCCCGGCGATGTGACGCGCCAGTGGCACGTCATCGACGCTCAGGACATCGTCCTGGGTCGTCTGGCCTCCACTGCGGCCTCCATCCTGCGCGGCAAGCACAAGCCGATCTACGCCCCTCACGTCGACACCGGTGACTTCGTCATCATCATCAACGCCGAGAAGGTGCACCTCTCCGGCAACAAGCGGACCCAGAAGCTGGCGTACCGCCACTCGGGCTACCCGGGCGGTCTGCGCTCCGTGCGCTACGACGAGCTGCTGGAGAAGAACCCCGAGAAGGCCATCGAGAAGGCCGTCAAGGGCATGCTCCCCAAGAACACCCTGGGCCGTCAGATGCTCTCGAAGCTGAAGGTCTACGCAGGCGACCAGCACCCGCACGCTGCCCAGCAGCCGGTGCCGTTCGAGATCACCCAGGTCGCGCAGTAA
- the infA gene encoding translation initiation factor IF-1, translating to MAKKQGAIEIEGTVVESLPNAMFKVELQNGHQVLAHISGKMRMHYIRILPDDRVVVELSPYDLTRGRIVYRYK from the coding sequence GTGGCCAAGAAGCAAGGTGCCATCGAGATCGAGGGCACTGTCGTCGAGTCTCTTCCGAACGCCATGTTCAAGGTCGAGCTCCAGAACGGCCACCAGGTCCTGGCACATATCAGCGGCAAGATGCGTATGCACTACATCCGCATCCTCCCTGACGACCGGGTCGTGGTGGAGCTCTCTCCGTATGACCTGACCCGGGGCCGGATCGTCTACCGGTACAAGTGA
- the rpsK gene encoding 30S ribosomal protein S11 — translation MPPKGRQGAAKKVRRKEKKNVAHGHAHIKSTFNNTIVSITDPTGNVISWASAGHVGFKGSRKSTPFAAQMAAESAARRAQEHGMRKVDVFVKGPGSGRETAIRSLQATGLEVGSIQDVTPTPHNGCRPPKRRRV, via the coding sequence ATGCCCCCCAAGGGTCGTCAGGGCGCTGCCAAGAAGGTGCGCCGCAAGGAAAAGAAGAACGTCGCTCACGGCCACGCGCACATCAAGAGCACGTTCAACAACACGATCGTGTCCATCACGGACCCGACCGGCAACGTGATCTCCTGGGCCTCCGCCGGCCACGTCGGCTTCAAGGGCTCCCGGAAGTCCACGCCGTTCGCCGCGCAGATGGCCGCCGAGTCGGCTGCCCGTCGCGCGCAGGAGCACGGCATGCGCAAGGTCGACGTGTTCGTCAAGGGCCCGGGTTCCGGTCGTGAGACCGCCATCCGTTCGCTCCAGGCGACCGGTCTCGAGGTCGGCTCCATCCAGGACGTCACCCCGACCCCGCACAACGGCTGCCGTCCGCCGAAGCGCCGCCGCGTCTGA
- the rpsI gene encoding 30S ribosomal protein S9 has product MAETTAEQPLEEIDIDSYTTESEVPVEGEYTSESMASHFGEPQPAAGLGRRKNAIARVRIIPGSGKWKINGRTLEDYFPNKVHQQEVNEPFKVLELEGRYDVVALISGGGVSGQAGALRLGVARALNEADVDNNRGALKKAGFLRRDDRAVERKKAGLKKARKAPQYSKR; this is encoded by the coding sequence GTGGCCGAGACCACTGCCGAGCAGCCGCTCGAAGAGATCGACATCGACAGCTACACCACCGAGTCCGAGGTGCCCGTCGAGGGCGAGTACACCTCGGAGTCCATGGCCTCCCACTTCGGCGAGCCGCAGCCGGCCGCCGGCCTGGGCCGTCGCAAGAACGCCATCGCCCGCGTCCGGATCATCCCGGGCTCCGGCAAGTGGAAGATCAACGGTCGCACCCTCGAGGACTACTTCCCGAACAAGGTGCACCAGCAGGAAGTCAACGAGCCCTTCAAGGTGCTCGAGCTCGAGGGTCGCTACGACGTCGTCGCCCTCATCTCGGGTGGCGGCGTCTCCGGCCAGGCCGGTGCGCTCCGCCTCGGTGTCGCCCGTGCGCTGAACGAGGCGGACGTCGACAACAACCGCGGCGCGCTCAAGAAGGCCGGCTTCCTGCGCCGCGACGACCGCGCGGTCGAGCGGAAGAAGGCCGGTCTGAAGAAGGCCCGCAAGGCCCCGCAGTACAGCAAGCGCTGA
- the rpmJ gene encoding 50S ribosomal protein L36 produces MKVKPSVKKICDKCRVIRRHGRVMVICDNPRHKQRQG; encoded by the coding sequence ATGAAGGTCAAGCCGAGCGTCAAGAAGATCTGCGACAAGTGCAGGGTGATCCGCCGTCACGGCCGGGTCATGGTTATCTGCGACAACCCGCGCCACAAGCAGCGCCAGGGCTGA
- a CDS encoding holo-ACP synthase yields the protein MSIIGVGIDVAEIERFAASLERTPGLARRLFVESELLLASGERRGVASLAARFAAKEALAKALGAPGGLYWTDAEVYCEDSGQPRLRVKGTVAARAAELGVRSWHVSLSHDAGVASAVVVAEG from the coding sequence ATGAGCATCATCGGGGTCGGGATCGACGTGGCCGAGATCGAGCGGTTCGCGGCGTCGTTGGAGCGGACGCCCGGGCTCGCGCGGCGGCTGTTCGTGGAGAGCGAGCTGCTGCTGGCGAGCGGGGAGCGGCGCGGGGTCGCCTCGCTGGCCGCGCGGTTCGCCGCCAAGGAGGCGCTGGCCAAGGCGCTCGGGGCGCCCGGCGGGCTGTACTGGACCGATGCCGAGGTGTACTGCGAGGACAGCGGGCAGCCCCGGCTTCGGGTGAAGGGGACGGTGGCGGCGCGGGCCGCCGAACTGGGCGTGCGGTCGTGGCACGTCTCGCTCAGCCATGACGCCGGCGTGGCCTCGGCGGTCGTGGTCGCGGAGGGGTGA
- the glmM gene encoding phosphoglucosamine mutase: MGRLFGTDGVRGVANADLTAEMALGLSVAAAHVLAEAGTFEGHRPTAVVGRDPRASGEFLEAAMVAGLASAGVDVLRVGVLPTPAVAHLTGALGADLGVMLSASHNAMPDNGIKFFARGGHKLADELENRIESVYEEHRTGAPWDRPTGAGVGRVRDYEEGLDTYVSHLVGVLPNRLDGLRIVLDEAHGAAFRVSPEAFARAGAEVITIGAQPDGLNINEDCGSTHLDRLKTAVVEHGADLGIAHDGDADRCLAVDHTGAEVDGDQILAVLALAMRERSALRSDTVVATVMSNLGFKLAMEREGIHFVQTAVGDRYVLEQMKEKGYALGGEQSGHVIVLDHATTGDGTLTGLLLAARVAETGRPLSELASVMERLPQVLINVPDVDKSRVKTSAELSEAVTEAERELGGTGRVLLRPSGTEPLVRVMVEAADIDQARTVAGRLADVVKSALG, translated from the coding sequence GTGGGACGACTCTTCGGCACGGACGGGGTGCGCGGTGTCGCCAACGCGGACCTGACCGCCGAGATGGCACTGGGTCTCTCCGTGGCCGCCGCGCACGTACTGGCCGAGGCGGGCACGTTCGAAGGGCACCGGCCGACCGCCGTGGTCGGACGCGACCCGCGGGCGTCCGGTGAGTTCCTGGAGGCCGCCATGGTCGCCGGGCTGGCGAGCGCCGGCGTGGACGTCCTGCGGGTCGGCGTGCTGCCGACGCCCGCCGTGGCGCACCTCACCGGAGCGCTCGGCGCGGATCTCGGTGTGATGCTGTCCGCGAGCCACAACGCCATGCCGGACAACGGCATCAAGTTCTTCGCGCGCGGCGGCCACAAGCTCGCCGACGAGCTGGAGAACCGGATCGAGTCCGTGTACGAGGAGCACCGCACCGGAGCCCCCTGGGACCGCCCGACCGGAGCCGGTGTGGGCCGTGTGCGGGACTACGAGGAGGGGCTCGACACCTACGTCTCCCATCTCGTCGGCGTCCTGCCGAACCGGTTGGACGGCCTGCGCATCGTCCTCGACGAGGCGCACGGCGCCGCCTTCCGGGTCTCGCCGGAGGCGTTCGCGCGGGCCGGGGCCGAGGTCATCACCATCGGCGCCCAGCCGGACGGGCTGAACATCAACGAGGACTGCGGTTCCACCCACCTGGACCGGCTGAAGACCGCGGTCGTCGAGCACGGGGCCGATCTCGGCATCGCGCACGACGGCGACGCCGACCGGTGCCTGGCCGTCGACCACACCGGTGCCGAGGTGGACGGCGACCAGATCCTCGCCGTGCTCGCCCTGGCGATGCGGGAGCGCTCCGCACTGCGCTCCGACACCGTCGTCGCGACCGTGATGTCCAACCTCGGCTTCAAGCTCGCCATGGAACGCGAAGGCATCCACTTCGTCCAGACCGCGGTCGGCGACCGGTACGTCCTGGAGCAGATGAAGGAGAAGGGCTACGCCCTCGGCGGCGAGCAGTCCGGCCACGTCATCGTCCTCGACCACGCGACCACGGGCGACGGCACGCTCACCGGTCTGCTGCTGGCGGCGCGCGTCGCCGAGACCGGGCGTCCGCTGAGCGAGCTGGCCTCGGTGATGGAGCGGCTGCCGCAGGTGCTCATCAACGTGCCGGACGTGGACAAGTCCCGGGTGAAGACCTCCGCGGAGCTCTCCGAGGCCGTGACGGAGGCCGAGCGCGAGCTGGGCGGGACCGGCCGCGTGCTGCTCCGCCCCTCGGGCACCGAACCGCTGGTCCGTGTGATGGTCGAGGCCGCCGACATCGACCAGGCCCGCACGGTCGCGGGACGCCTGGCGGACGTGGTGAAGTCGGCGCTGGGTTAG
- the glmS gene encoding glutamine--fructose-6-phosphate transaminase (isomerizing) yields the protein MCGIVGYVGPQSALDVVTAGLKRLEYRGYDSAGVAVLADGGLATAKRAGKLVNLEKELAARPLPTGATGIGHTRWATHGGPTDANAHPHLDNAGRVAVVHNGIIENFAELRTELAGRGHDLASETDTEVVAHLLAEEFSSCADLAEAMRLVCRRLLGAFTLVAVHADAPDRVVGARRNSPLVVGVGAGESFLASDVAAFIDHTRSAIELGQDQVVELRRDGVTVTGFDGAPADVRTYHVDWDASAAEKAGYASFMLKEIAEQPKAVADTLLGRIDGFGTLSLDEVRIPPEALREADKVVIVACGTAFHAGLIAKYAIEHWTRIPCEVELASEFRYRDPILDQQTLVIAVSQSGETMDTLMALRHAREQGARVLAICNTNGSTIPRESDAVLYTHAGPEVAVASTKAFLTQLVACYLVALYLAQVRGTKYGDEIRAVVRDLSSIAGSVERVLGAMGPVRELARTLAHKDTVLFLGRHVGYPVALEGALKLKELAYMHAEGFAAGELKHGPIALVEDGLPVVVVVPSPRGRSVLHDKIVSNIQEIRARGARTIVIAEDGDEEVTPYADHLIRVPPTPTLLQPLVATVPLQVFACELATARGNEVDQPRNLAKSVTVE from the coding sequence ATGTGCGGAATCGTGGGATACGTGGGGCCGCAGTCGGCGCTGGACGTCGTGACGGCCGGACTGAAACGGCTGGAGTACCGGGGCTACGACTCGGCGGGCGTGGCCGTCCTCGCGGACGGCGGGCTCGCCACGGCGAAACGGGCCGGGAAACTGGTCAACCTGGAGAAGGAACTGGCCGCCCGGCCGCTCCCCACCGGGGCGACCGGCATCGGCCACACCCGCTGGGCCACGCACGGCGGCCCCACCGATGCCAACGCCCACCCGCACCTCGACAACGCGGGCCGGGTCGCCGTCGTCCACAACGGCATCATCGAGAACTTCGCCGAACTGCGGACCGAGCTCGCCGGGCGCGGCCACGACCTGGCCTCCGAGACGGACACCGAGGTCGTCGCCCACCTGCTCGCCGAGGAGTTCTCCTCCTGCGCCGACCTGGCCGAGGCGATGCGCCTGGTCTGCCGCCGTCTGCTCGGAGCCTTCACCCTGGTCGCCGTCCACGCGGACGCGCCGGACAGGGTGGTCGGCGCCCGCCGCAACTCGCCGCTCGTGGTGGGCGTCGGCGCGGGCGAGTCCTTCCTCGCGTCGGACGTCGCCGCGTTCATCGACCACACCCGCTCCGCGATCGAGCTGGGCCAGGACCAGGTGGTCGAGCTGCGCCGGGACGGAGTCACGGTCACCGGCTTCGACGGCGCCCCGGCGGACGTCCGCACGTACCACGTCGACTGGGACGCCTCCGCCGCCGAGAAGGCCGGGTACGCCTCCTTCATGCTCAAGGAGATCGCCGAGCAGCCGAAGGCGGTCGCCGACACCCTGCTGGGCCGCATCGACGGCTTCGGCACCCTGTCCCTGGACGAGGTGCGGATCCCCCCGGAGGCGCTGCGCGAGGCCGACAAGGTCGTCATCGTCGCCTGCGGCACGGCCTTCCACGCCGGGCTGATCGCCAAGTACGCCATCGAGCACTGGACGCGGATTCCCTGCGAGGTCGAGCTGGCGAGCGAGTTCCGCTACCGGGATCCGATCCTGGACCAGCAGACCCTGGTCATCGCCGTCTCCCAGTCCGGCGAGACCATGGACACGCTGATGGCCCTGCGGCACGCCCGCGAACAGGGTGCCCGGGTCCTGGCCATCTGCAACACCAACGGCTCGACCATCCCGCGCGAGTCGGACGCCGTGCTCTACACCCACGCCGGCCCCGAGGTCGCCGTCGCCTCGACCAAGGCCTTCCTGACCCAGCTGGTCGCTTGCTACCTGGTCGCCCTGTACCTGGCCCAGGTCCGCGGCACGAAGTACGGCGACGAGATCCGCGCGGTCGTCCGGGACCTGTCCTCCATCGCCGGGTCGGTGGAGCGCGTCCTGGGGGCGATGGGACCGGTACGGGAACTCGCCCGCACCCTCGCACACAAGGACACGGTGCTGTTCCTGGGCCGGCACGTCGGCTACCCGGTCGCCCTGGAGGGCGCGCTCAAACTCAAGGAGCTCGCCTACATGCACGCGGAGGGCTTCGCCGCGGGCGAGCTGAAGCACGGCCCGATCGCCCTGGTCGAGGACGGGCTGCCGGTCGTCGTGGTCGTCCCCTCACCCCGCGGCCGCTCCGTCCTCCACGACAAGATCGTCTCCAACATCCAGGAGATCCGCGCCCGGGGTGCCCGCACCATCGTCATCGCCGAGGACGGTGACGAGGAGGTGACCCCCTACGCCGACCACCTCATCCGCGTCCCGCCGACCCCGACCCTGCTCCAGCCCCTGGTGGCCACGGTGCCGTTGCAGGTCTTCGCCTGCGAACTCGCCACCGCCCGCGGCAACGAGGTCGACCAGCCCCGGAACCTGGCGAAGTCGGTCACGGTCGAGTGA
- the rpsM gene encoding 30S ribosomal protein S13, whose amino-acid sequence MARVSGVDIPREKRVEIALTYVFGIGRTLSQQTLAAVGVDPNTRVRDLSEEQLVAIREFVDNNIKTEGDLRREIQADIRRKVEIGTYQGLRHRRGLPVRGQRTSTNARTRKGPRRAIAGKKKPGKK is encoded by the coding sequence ATGGCACGCGTTTCCGGTGTTGACATCCCGCGCGAAAAGCGCGTGGAGATCGCCCTCACCTACGTGTTCGGCATCGGCCGAACCCTTTCGCAGCAGACGCTGGCCGCTGTCGGCGTCGACCCGAACACCCGCGTTCGCGACCTCTCCGAGGAGCAGCTCGTCGCGATCCGCGAGTTCGTCGACAACAACATCAAGACTGAGGGTGACCTCCGTCGCGAGATCCAGGCCGACATCCGCCGCAAGGTCGAGATCGGCACCTACCAGGGTCTGCGTCACCGTCGCGGTCTGCCCGTCCGCGGTCAGCGCACCAGCACCAACGCGCGTACCCGCAAGGGCCCGCGTCGCGCCATCGCCGGCAAGAAGAAGCCGGGCAAGAAGTAG
- the coaA gene encoding type I pantothenate kinase translates to MISPASSTSRSAHRQRSEATPYLDLTRAEWSALRHKTPLPLSADEVERLRGLGDVIDLDEVRDIYLPLSRLLNLYVGATDGLRGALNTFLGEQGSQSGTPFVIGVAGSVAVGKSTVSRLLQALLSRWPEHPRVELVTTDGFLLPTKELQERGLMSRKGFPESFDRRALTRFVADVKAGKDEVTAPVYSHLIYDIVPGELLTVRRPDILIVEGLNVLQPALPGKDGRTRVGLADYFDFSVYVDARAEDIERWYLSRFRKLRATAFQDPSSYFRRYTQVSEAEALDYAATMWRTVNKPNLVENIAPTRGRATLVVRKGPDHKVQRLRLRKL, encoded by the coding sequence GTGATCTCACCGGCCTCCTCGACTTCCCGGAGCGCCCACCGGCAGCGGTCGGAGGCGACTCCCTACCTCGACCTCACCCGTGCCGAGTGGAGCGCCCTGCGCCACAAGACGCCGCTGCCGCTCTCCGCCGACGAGGTGGAACGGCTGCGCGGTCTCGGTGACGTCATCGACCTCGACGAGGTGCGGGACATCTACCTCCCGCTGTCCCGGCTGCTCAATCTCTACGTCGGCGCCACCGACGGCCTCCGCGGCGCGCTGAACACCTTCCTCGGCGAACAGGGCTCCCAGTCCGGCACCCCCTTCGTCATAGGGGTCGCCGGTTCCGTCGCCGTCGGCAAGTCCACCGTCTCCCGTCTGCTCCAGGCCCTGCTGTCCCGCTGGCCCGAGCACCCGCGCGTCGAGCTGGTGACCACGGACGGGTTCCTGCTGCCCACCAAGGAGCTCCAGGAACGCGGCCTGATGTCGCGCAAAGGCTTTCCCGAGTCGTTCGACCGCCGCGCGCTGACCCGTTTCGTCGCCGACGTCAAGGCCGGCAAGGACGAGGTGACGGCCCCGGTCTACTCCCACCTCATCTACGACATCGTCCCCGGGGAGCTGCTCACCGTGCGCCGCCCGGACATCCTGATCGTCGAGGGGCTGAACGTCCTGCAGCCGGCGCTGCCCGGCAAGGACGGCCGTACCCGCGTCGGTCTCGCCGACTACTTCGACTTCAGCGTGTACGTGGACGCCCGCGCCGAGGACATCGAACGCTGGTACCTCAGCCGCTTCCGCAAGCTGCGCGCGACCGCCTTCCAGGACCCGTCCTCGTACTTCCGCAGGTACACGCAGGTCTCGGAGGCGGAGGCGCTCGACTACGCCGCCACCATGTGGCGCACCGTCAACAAGCCCAACCTGGTGGAGAACATCGCCCCCACCCGCGGCCGCGCCACCCTCGTCGTCCGCAAGGGCCCGGACCACAAGGTCCAGCGCCTCCGGCTGCGCAAGCTGTGA
- a CDS encoding DNA-directed RNA polymerase subunit alpha codes for MLIAQRPSLTEEVVDEFRSRFVIEPLEPGFGYTLGNSLRRTLLSSIPGAAVTSIRIDGVLHEFTTVPGVKEDVTDLILNIKQLVVSSEHDEPVVMYLRKQGPGQVTAADIAPPAGVEVHNPDLVLATLNGKGKLEMELTVERGRGYVSAVQNKQVGQEIGRIPVDSIYSPVLKVTYKVEATRVEQRTDFDKLIVDVETKQAMRPRDAMASAGKTLVELFGLARELNIDAEGIDMGPSPTDAALAADLALPIEELELTVRSYNCLKREGIHSVGELVARSEADLLDIRNFGAKSIDEVKAKLAGMGLALKDSPPGFDPTAAADAFGADDDADAGFVETEQY; via the coding sequence ATGCTGATCGCTCAGCGTCCTTCGTTGACCGAAGAGGTCGTCGACGAGTTCCGCTCCCGGTTCGTGATCGAGCCGCTGGAGCCGGGCTTCGGCTACACCCTCGGCAACTCCCTCCGCCGTACCCTCCTGTCGTCGATCCCCGGTGCCGCCGTCACCAGCATCCGCATCGACGGCGTCCTGCACGAGTTCACCACCGTGCCGGGTGTCAAGGAGGACGTCACCGACCTGATCCTCAACATCAAGCAGCTGGTCGTCTCCTCCGAGCACGACGAGCCCGTGGTGATGTACCTGCGCAAGCAGGGTCCGGGCCAGGTCACCGCCGCCGACATCGCGCCCCCGGCCGGTGTCGAGGTGCACAACCCCGACCTCGTCCTCGCCACGCTCAACGGCAAGGGCAAGCTGGAGATGGAGCTGACCGTCGAGCGCGGTCGCGGCTACGTCTCCGCCGTGCAGAACAAGCAGGTGGGCCAGGAGATCGGCCGTATCCCGGTCGACTCCATCTACAGCCCCGTGCTGAAGGTCACGTACAAGGTCGAGGCGACCCGTGTCGAGCAGCGCACCGACTTCGACAAGCTGATCGTCGACGTCGAGACCAAGCAGGCCATGCGTCCGCGTGACGCCATGGCGTCGGCCGGCAAGACCCTGGTCGAGCTGTTCGGTCTGGCCCGTGAGCTGAACATCGACGCCGAGGGCATCGACATGGGTCCGTCCCCGACGGACGCCGCTCTCGCCGCCGATCTGGCGCTGCCGATCGAGGAGCTGGAGCTCACCGTCCGGTCGTACAACTGCCTCAAGCGTGAGGGCATCCACTCCGTGGGTGAACTGGTCGCGCGCTCCGAGGCGGACCTCCTCGACATCCGCAACTTCGGCGCGAAGTCGATCGACGAGGTCAAGGCGAAGCTGGCGGGGATGGGACTTGCCCTCAAAGACAGCCCGCCTGGATTCGACCCCACCGCTGCCGCGGACGCCTTCGGCGCGGACGACGACGCGGATGCCGGGTTCGTAGAGACCGAGCAGTACTGA